The Allocatelliglobosispora scoriae genome contains a region encoding:
- a CDS encoding CpaF family protein, translating into MTQPRFVPIPSAHDALEPVRINGHNPVYRGQVVPAHAARPPEVDYNVVRLLHGRVTDTLTRLLADAANVTTAYRREMAERVGREVIADYAVGMAHAGQPVSPAQEQALLDALVAGMFGAGRLQRLLDDPRITNVHIIGCDQVLLHHADGSRTRGEPVAESDDELITMLQVLAMRVAATERQLSESNPELDMQLPDGSRMTVLYKVSPRPIVYIRKHSLFDASLEELRDRFGMIDLLLYRFLTKALESGANIMIAGLAGSGKTTLLRALGRTIPAAEPYITLEESRELGLHEPVGANWVISLEALQGHGEYDASGKRRGEKTLHDMMPITQRLGVRRVIVGETRGREIVPMLRAMTVSRGAMCTIHARAAREVMDSIVQLACSYGNDMGPDQAMRMAAQGIDLIVYVAVVDERAIGGQEHRFVSHVIEVGGMREDRVVMTSVFSPGPDGRAVPKHLPERIRDDLMDVGYDPRELIPYIEAGPHNRGSWTRDLHVQRVRRQ; encoded by the coding sequence ATGACCCAGCCCCGCTTCGTGCCCATCCCCTCAGCTCACGACGCCCTCGAACCGGTGCGGATCAACGGGCACAACCCGGTCTACCGAGGTCAGGTCGTGCCGGCCCACGCCGCCCGGCCGCCCGAGGTCGACTACAACGTCGTTCGGCTGCTGCACGGACGGGTCACCGACACCCTCACCCGGCTCCTCGCCGACGCGGCCAACGTGACCACGGCCTATCGGCGCGAGATGGCCGAGCGGGTCGGCCGCGAGGTGATCGCCGACTACGCCGTCGGCATGGCCCACGCCGGTCAGCCCGTCAGCCCCGCACAGGAGCAGGCGCTGCTCGACGCCCTGGTCGCCGGCATGTTCGGTGCGGGACGCCTGCAGCGGCTGCTCGACGATCCGCGGATCACCAACGTCCACATCATCGGCTGCGACCAGGTGCTGCTGCACCACGCCGACGGCTCGCGGACCCGGGGTGAGCCCGTCGCCGAGAGCGACGACGAGCTGATCACGATGCTGCAGGTGCTGGCGATGCGGGTCGCGGCGACCGAGCGGCAGCTCTCGGAGTCCAACCCCGAGCTCGACATGCAGCTCCCCGACGGGTCCCGGATGACCGTGCTCTACAAGGTCTCGCCCCGGCCGATCGTCTACATCCGCAAGCACAGCCTCTTCGACGCGTCGCTGGAGGAGCTGCGGGACCGGTTCGGAATGATCGACCTGCTGCTCTACCGATTCCTCACCAAGGCGCTGGAGTCCGGCGCCAACATCATGATCGCCGGGCTCGCGGGCTCGGGCAAGACGACCCTGCTCCGGGCGCTCGGGCGGACGATTCCAGCCGCCGAGCCCTACATCACGCTGGAGGAGTCCCGGGAGCTCGGCCTGCACGAGCCCGTCGGCGCCAACTGGGTGATCAGCCTGGAGGCGTTGCAGGGCCACGGTGAATACGACGCCAGCGGCAAGCGGCGCGGCGAGAAGACGCTGCACGACATGATGCCGATCACGCAGCGGCTCGGCGTACGCCGGGTGATCGTCGGTGAGACCCGCGGCCGGGAGATCGTGCCGATGCTGCGCGCCATGACCGTCAGCCGGGGCGCGATGTGCACCATCCACGCCCGGGCGGCTCGCGAGGTGATGGACTCGATCGTCCAGCTCGCCTGCTCCTACGGCAACGACATGGGCCCCGACCAGGCGATGCGGATGGCCGCCCAGGGCATCGACCTCATCGTCTACGTCGCGGTCGTCGACGAGCGGGCCATCGGCGGCCAGGAGCACCGCTTCGTCTCGCACGTCATCGAGGTCGGCGGCATGCGCGAGGACCGGGTCGTGATGACGAGCGTCTTCAGCCCCGGACCCGACGGCCGGGCGGTCCCCAAGCACCTGCCGGAGCGGATCCGGGACGACCTGATGGACGTCGGCTACGACCCGCGTGAGCTGATCCCCTATATCGAGGCCGGTCCCCACAACCGGGGCTCGTGGACTCGTGACCTCCACGTACAGCGGGTGAGGCGGCAATGA
- a CDS encoding TadE/TadG family type IV pilus assembly protein, with amino-acid sequence MWRRGSDSGSATIELVLMLPVAAAMMTMITFTGRVAMARQVADSAAYDAARSASLARTEATARAQANTAANASFAGQGFTCQPLTVTPNLTGFAVPPGQTATVTVTVSCRVDLRDILDLPGLPISDFITLNSSFVSPLDTYRSRT; translated from the coding sequence ATGTGGCGTCGCGGGTCGGACAGTGGTTCGGCCACCATCGAACTGGTGCTCATGCTGCCCGTCGCCGCCGCCATGATGACCATGATCACCTTCACCGGCCGGGTCGCCATGGCGCGTCAGGTCGCCGACTCGGCAGCATACGACGCCGCGCGGAGCGCCAGCCTGGCTCGTACCGAGGCGACGGCACGGGCGCAGGCGAACACGGCGGCGAACGCCTCCTTCGCCGGGCAGGGTTTCACCTGCCAGCCGCTGACGGTGACGCCGAATCTGACCGGCTTCGCGGTCCCTCCGGGCCAGACGGCCACCGTCACCGTCACCGTGAGCTGCAGAGTCGACCTGCGCGACATCCTCGACCTGCCGGGCCTGCCGATCAGCGACTTCATCACGCTGAACTCCTCCTTCGTGAGTCCACTCGACACCTACCGGAGCCGGACATGA
- a CDS encoding SAF domain-containing protein has translation MTTNRPSAAPIAVARSAPRRRSIMQGALAVLLIVVGALTAGYVVLRMGTTQDYLAVARPITSGAEIQASDLIIVRINEAVGLQPVPATKLRSVVGLHAKMALVPGALITMDQLTDSPIPAPGFQLIGMKLKEGHLPASRLTAGASVLLVVLPSKTVVGGEGQPSDLTPPRTIVATVVDISPGVQPGETLVDVQVAVTDAPTVASLSADDRIVVSLMEN, from the coding sequence ATGACGACGAACCGACCGTCGGCCGCGCCGATCGCGGTCGCCAGGTCGGCGCCGCGACGTCGATCGATCATGCAAGGCGCCCTTGCGGTCCTGCTGATCGTCGTGGGGGCGCTGACCGCCGGTTACGTGGTGCTGCGGATGGGCACGACGCAGGATTACCTGGCCGTGGCGCGGCCGATCACCTCCGGTGCCGAGATCCAGGCGAGCGACCTCATCATCGTGCGGATCAACGAGGCGGTCGGCCTCCAGCCGGTTCCGGCCACGAAGCTGCGCTCGGTCGTCGGCCTGCACGCCAAGATGGCGCTGGTTCCCGGCGCGCTCATCACGATGGACCAGCTCACCGACTCGCCGATCCCGGCGCCGGGGTTCCAGCTCATCGGCATGAAGCTCAAGGAGGGGCACCTGCCCGCCAGCCGCCTCACCGCGGGTGCCTCGGTCCTGCTCGTCGTGCTGCCCTCGAAAACCGTCGTCGGTGGCGAGGGCCAGCCCAGTGACCTGACCCCGCCGCGCACGATCGTGGCGACGGTCGTCGACATCTCTCCCGGCGTCCAGCCCGGAGAGACGCTCGTCGACGTCCAGGTCGCGGTGACCGACGCGCCGACGGTCGCGAGCCTCTCGGCGGACGACCGCATCGTGGTCTCGCTGATGGAGAACTGA
- a CDS encoding ParA family protein has product MPLIAMVSAKGSPGVSTAALACTLAWPAPTLLAECDPAGGDLLAGYLAKYDLPADRGILPLAGSVLRGSAEHDLTGQLIDLDPPKQKRLALQGIADPTQAASLQPSWARLGELFAHSPYLVIADCGRLSTHYAPWPLLHRADLVLLVMRPTSLRTVSPAVAAISTLRRELPGAEGPSGNLGLVLVGGGISAREITRNLNTPVVANIAWDPKTAAALCGDGRGRRNGPLMKSAMGAFGTIDTAIRTLRNITPIAQWDTQPIPVTR; this is encoded by the coding sequence ATGCCGCTCATCGCCATGGTCTCTGCCAAGGGCTCGCCCGGTGTCTCCACCGCGGCGCTCGCCTGCACGCTGGCCTGGCCCGCTCCGACCCTGCTCGCCGAGTGCGATCCGGCCGGCGGCGACCTGCTCGCCGGCTACCTCGCCAAATACGATCTCCCGGCCGACCGGGGCATCCTCCCGCTGGCGGGCTCGGTGCTGCGCGGCAGCGCGGAGCACGACCTCACCGGCCAGCTCATCGACCTGGACCCGCCCAAGCAGAAGCGGCTGGCCCTGCAGGGCATCGCCGATCCGACCCAGGCCGCCTCGCTGCAGCCGTCCTGGGCCCGGCTCGGCGAGCTCTTCGCCCACTCGCCCTACCTCGTCATCGCCGACTGCGGCCGCCTCTCGACGCACTACGCGCCGTGGCCGCTGCTGCACCGTGCCGACCTGGTCCTGCTGGTCATGCGTCCCACCTCGCTGCGGACCGTCTCACCGGCGGTCGCGGCGATCAGCACGCTGCGCCGTGAGCTGCCCGGTGCCGAAGGGCCCAGCGGCAACCTCGGGCTGGTCCTCGTCGGCGGCGGCATCTCCGCTCGCGAGATCACCCGCAACCTCAACACTCCCGTCGTGGCCAACATCGCCTGGGATCCGAAGACCGCCGCCGCGCTCTGCGGCGACGGTCGCGGGCGTCGCAACGGACCGCTGATGAAGTCGGCGATGGGTGCCTTCGGCACCATCGACACCGCGATCCGCACCCTGCGCAACATCACCCCGATCGCGCAGTGGGACACCCAGCCCATCCCGGTGACCCGATGA
- a CDS encoding TadE family protein — MSGTTERRRFPLRPAGRSGRHDQGDGPIEMVIIAVPTVLITLMVIHAGLYFYARSIAIGAASQGVNAARSYDASERTTGAAKAREFIDAMGPGLNNVQVNQITTPTSVTVIVSGDMPTLVPGITIRVLQRAVRPIERVS, encoded by the coding sequence ATGAGCGGAACGACTGAGCGTCGGCGTTTCCCGCTGCGGCCGGCCGGTCGCAGCGGGAGACACGACCAAGGTGACGGCCCCATCGAGATGGTGATCATCGCCGTCCCGACGGTGCTGATCACCCTCATGGTGATCCACGCCGGCCTCTACTTCTATGCCCGCTCCATCGCGATCGGCGCGGCATCGCAGGGAGTCAACGCGGCGCGTTCCTATGACGCCAGCGAGCGCACCACCGGGGCGGCCAAGGCGCGCGAGTTCATCGACGCCATGGGGCCGGGGTTGAACAACGTGCAGGTCAACCAGATCACCACCCCGACGTCGGTCACCGTGATCGTCAGCGGTGACATGCCGACGCTCGTCCCCGGCATCACCATCCGCGTCCTGCAGCGTGCTGTCCGTCCGATCGAGAGGGTGAGCTGA
- a CDS encoding type II secretion system F family protein: MVLQPNVWLGIAVTAGAVVGYGLFLLVVQLVPGRPALGPALRRLHPAGVQIAPEVAAAPPKPRELPIRMPATDLNILGRTPERHLFSVGLSAALGFFLPLIITVFLVVSRISVPIAIPVGATLVLTVLFGLMAHLDMRSRAKAARSEFVRALCTYCALTAHQVRSGHGAVEAMERAAGICDGWPYVRLRTALLTAQLQMRTPWEEIKNLAADIDVVELTSFADIMRSAGNDGAQVYQTLRAQASSLQDQNRAKAVELAKTRTSKLDIPATMLIIILLVLIGYPLMSNMFTQ; this comes from the coding sequence ATGGTCCTGCAGCCCAATGTCTGGCTCGGCATCGCCGTCACCGCCGGCGCGGTCGTCGGTTATGGACTCTTCCTGCTGGTCGTGCAGCTCGTCCCCGGCCGTCCCGCGCTCGGCCCGGCGCTGCGGCGGCTGCACCCGGCCGGCGTGCAGATCGCGCCCGAGGTCGCCGCCGCGCCGCCGAAACCGCGGGAGCTGCCGATCCGGATGCCGGCGACCGACCTGAACATCCTCGGTCGCACGCCGGAGCGCCACCTCTTCAGCGTCGGGCTCTCGGCCGCGCTCGGGTTCTTCCTGCCGCTGATCATCACGGTCTTCCTCGTGGTGTCCCGGATCTCGGTGCCGATAGCGATCCCGGTCGGCGCGACGCTCGTGCTGACGGTCCTCTTCGGACTCATGGCCCACCTGGACATGCGGTCCCGGGCCAAGGCGGCCCGCTCCGAGTTCGTCCGGGCTCTGTGCACCTACTGCGCGCTCACCGCGCACCAGGTGCGGTCGGGACACGGCGCGGTGGAGGCGATGGAGCGAGCGGCCGGCATCTGCGACGGCTGGCCCTACGTCCGGCTCCGGACGGCTCTGCTCACCGCGCAGCTTCAGATGCGTACGCCATGGGAAGAGATCAAGAACCTGGCGGCCGATATCGATGTGGTGGAGCTGACCAGCTTCGCCGACATCATGCGCAGCGCCGGCAACGACGGTGCGCAGGTTTACCAGACGCTGCGTGCTCAGGCGTCGTCACTGCAGGACCAGAACCGGGCCAAGGCCGTGGAGCTGGCGAAGACCCGCACCTCCAAGCTGGACATCCCAGCAACCATGTTGATCATCATTCTTCTCGTGCTCATCGGGTACCCGCTGATGTCCAACATGTTCACCCAGTAG
- a CDS encoding type II secretion system F family protein yields MIQLLAIFAFLLLGSGIALVVVWIIGTTKPIGPASPTALWFRGFWQGPGRSAAERRTHQTLLIVAVCAGALTWIFTGWPIGGLVIMLAIPGLPWLFASATAEKKAIARLSALEAWTRRLSDYVRNGIGLQAAIVATARNAPPLIGDEIRTLAARLQAGVNPISALRAFADDLDDYGCDEVVAPLILQLADAGEGLHAALVDVAHALTEEVNSRAMVDSERSTARFTVRFLTGFTLVLLVFGALNANYAAPYKSFLGQTILVVLAGLYIALMLWIRSLSLPPKLPRLLRADQQPKAPSTELELVR; encoded by the coding sequence ATGATCCAGCTCCTGGCGATCTTCGCCTTCCTGCTGCTCGGGTCCGGTATCGCGCTGGTCGTGGTGTGGATCATCGGTACGACGAAGCCCATCGGCCCCGCTTCCCCCACCGCGCTGTGGTTCCGGGGATTCTGGCAGGGGCCCGGGCGGTCGGCGGCGGAACGGCGTACCCATCAGACGCTTTTGATCGTGGCGGTCTGCGCGGGAGCGCTGACCTGGATCTTCACCGGCTGGCCGATCGGCGGCCTCGTCATCATGCTGGCGATTCCGGGCCTGCCCTGGCTCTTCGCCTCGGCGACCGCGGAGAAGAAGGCCATCGCGCGGCTGTCGGCGCTGGAGGCGTGGACCCGGCGCCTGAGCGACTACGTGCGCAACGGCATCGGCCTCCAGGCGGCGATCGTCGCGACCGCGCGCAACGCGCCCCCGCTGATCGGGGACGAGATCCGCACGCTCGCGGCCCGGCTGCAGGCGGGTGTCAACCCGATCTCGGCACTGCGGGCATTCGCCGACGACCTCGACGACTACGGCTGCGACGAGGTCGTGGCGCCGTTGATCCTGCAGCTCGCCGATGCGGGTGAGGGTCTGCACGCAGCGCTCGTCGATGTGGCGCACGCCCTGACCGAGGAGGTCAACTCCCGGGCCATGGTGGACAGTGAGCGGTCGACCGCGCGCTTCACGGTGCGCTTCCTCACCGGATTCACCCTCGTGCTGCTGGTCTTCGGCGCGCTCAACGCCAACTACGCGGCGCCCTACAAATCGTTCCTCGGGCAGACGATCCTGGTGGTCCTCGCCGGTCTCTACATCGCGCTGATGCTGTGGATCAGATCCCTTTCCCTGCCGCCGAAGCTGCCGCGCCTGCTCCGCGCCGACCAGCAGCCCAAGGCGCCCTCCACCGAGCTCGAGCTGGTGCGCTGA
- a CDS encoding GH1 family beta-glucosidase: protein MQTEVIATDDRVDLRFPTGFWWGAATAAYQIEGAASVDGRSPSIWDTFSATPGKTVAGHTGEEATDHYHRYRQDVSLMSEIGLSAYRFSVSWPRVQAGGRGPANPAGIGFYDRLVDELMERGINPVATLYHWDLPQALEDEGGWLNRDTAHRFGDYAALMAERLGDRVKLWCTLNEPWCSAFLGYGSGVHAPGRIDPAGSLAAAHHLLLAHGLAVRRVRAIAPSAQVSIALNQGAVRAVTDSPADLDAARRIDGLLNRLFLDPILRGSYPADVLADTKDVTDWAFVQPGDLAVISTPIDMVGANYYQPDLVSAAEEPATGPWPFPGSESVAFHKTPGPQTAMDWTIDPTGLRDLLLRLRRDYNDVPVIITENGAAYADRIDDDGRIPDAERIEYLHAHFAAAHEAIEAGVDLRGYFVWSLLDNFEWALGYDKRFGLIHVDYATQQRTLKESAHWYRRTIAEGGLPRR, encoded by the coding sequence ATGCAGACCGAGGTAATCGCCACCGACGACCGCGTTGACCTGCGGTTTCCTACCGGATTCTGGTGGGGTGCAGCGACCGCCGCCTATCAGATCGAGGGCGCCGCGAGCGTGGACGGCCGATCGCCATCCATCTGGGACACGTTCAGCGCGACTCCGGGCAAGACGGTCGCCGGGCACACGGGCGAAGAGGCGACGGACCACTACCACCGCTACCGCCAGGACGTGTCGCTGATGTCCGAGATCGGGCTCTCGGCCTACCGGTTCTCGGTCTCCTGGCCCCGGGTGCAGGCGGGTGGCCGCGGTCCGGCCAACCCGGCCGGCATCGGGTTCTACGACCGGCTCGTCGACGAGCTGATGGAGCGCGGGATCAACCCCGTCGCGACCCTCTACCACTGGGACCTCCCGCAGGCGCTGGAGGATGAGGGCGGCTGGCTCAACCGGGACACCGCGCACCGCTTCGGCGACTACGCCGCGCTGATGGCCGAGCGCCTCGGCGACCGCGTCAAGCTCTGGTGCACCCTCAACGAGCCCTGGTGCTCGGCCTTCCTCGGTTACGGCTCGGGCGTGCACGCGCCGGGCCGCATCGACCCCGCCGGGTCGCTCGCCGCGGCTCACCACCTGCTCCTCGCACACGGACTGGCGGTTCGACGGGTACGCGCGATCGCGCCCTCGGCGCAGGTCTCCATCGCCCTGAACCAGGGCGCCGTCCGGGCGGTCACGGACAGCCCGGCCGACCTCGACGCGGCCCGCCGCATCGACGGCCTGCTCAACCGACTCTTCCTCGACCCGATCCTGCGCGGCAGCTACCCCGCGGACGTGCTCGCCGACACCAAGGACGTGACCGACTGGGCCTTCGTCCAGCCGGGCGACCTCGCGGTGATCAGCACGCCGATCGACATGGTCGGCGCCAACTATTACCAGCCCGACCTGGTCAGCGCGGCCGAGGAGCCGGCGACCGGTCCGTGGCCCTTCCCGGGCTCGGAGTCGGTGGCGTTCCACAAGACGCCCGGCCCGCAGACCGCGATGGACTGGACCATCGACCCCACTGGCCTGCGGGACCTGCTGCTGCGGCTCCGTCGCGACTACAACGACGTGCCGGTCATCATCACGGAGAACGGCGCAGCCTACGCCGACCGGATCGACGACGACGGCCGGATCCCCGACGCCGAGCGCATCGAGTATCTCCACGCGCACTTCGCGGCCGCGCATGAGGCGATCGAGGCCGGGGTAGACCTACGGGGCTACTTCGTCTGGTCGCTGCTGGACAACTTCGAGTGGGCACTCGGTTACGACAAGCGGTTCGGGCTGATCCACGTCGACTACGCGACGCAGCAGCGGACGTTGAAGGAGAGCGCCCACTGGTACCGGCGGACCATCGCGGAGGGTGGCCTGCCCCGCCGATAG
- a CDS encoding prepilin peptidase: MRFALVTGPLRWLIATHQVAGGEPARRTCAECGTRLWPSVGNPFGRCPFGHRVGAPAWLVEILVIVSIALVVLLSGPRPAAAFWLGCAIVLGTIDGLVHRLPLPLVGVMAGGTAALLALDAALGGGWDNLVRAGLAAAGLGVLFFLLCLPRNGFGLGDATLAVPIGLALGWFGWSAVLIWALLASLLAGATGVALLLLGKASRQTRIPMGPYMLIATVLAVAIS, translated from the coding sequence GTGCGTTTCGCGCTGGTGACGGGGCCGCTGCGGTGGCTCATCGCAACCCATCAGGTCGCGGGCGGTGAGCCCGCCCGGCGGACCTGCGCGGAGTGCGGCACCCGGCTGTGGCCGAGCGTCGGCAACCCGTTCGGACGATGCCCCTTCGGCCATCGGGTCGGCGCCCCGGCATGGCTCGTCGAAATACTGGTAATCGTCTCGATTGCCCTGGTGGTGCTGCTTTCCGGACCGCGGCCCGCGGCGGCCTTCTGGCTCGGCTGCGCCATCGTCCTGGGCACCATCGACGGCCTGGTGCACCGGTTGCCGCTGCCGCTCGTCGGAGTCATGGCGGGCGGCACCGCCGCGCTGCTCGCCCTCGACGCGGCGCTCGGCGGCGGCTGGGACAACCTGGTCCGGGCGGGTCTCGCCGCGGCGGGGCTCGGCGTCCTGTTCTTCCTCCTGTGCCTGCCCCGCAACGGCTTCGGCCTCGGCGACGCCACGCTCGCCGTGCCGATCGGCCTCGCCCTCGGCTGGTTCGGCTGGTCCGCGGTGCTGATCTGGGCGCTGCTGGCGAGCCTGCTCGCGGGGGCCACCGGCGTGGCGCTGCTCCTGCTGGGCAAGGCGTCGCGCCAGACCCGGATCCCCATGGGCCCTTACATGCTGATAGCCACCGTGCTCGCGGTGGCTATCAGCTGA